The following are from one region of the Arthrobacter sp. TMP15 genome:
- a CDS encoding DUF1961 family protein — MSASSQPERILYSNKMSADSLADWVGEGPVSVADGEGGAVLSSYAGAEELGKQAHFLLWCPEKFPDHIRISWEYYPLEGQGLAMLFFSAEGEENLDLFSPELASRKGVYPQYHSSDINTLHVSYHRRKFASERAFRTCNLRKSPGAHLVAQGADPLPPPEEADGFYRMEVCKDGARVRLRINNLVIFDWMDDDPSTGPQLGGGYIGFRQMAPLRAAYRNLVVTELG; from the coding sequence ATGAGTGCCTCCAGCCAACCAGAACGCATCCTGTACAGCAATAAGATGTCGGCTGATTCGTTGGCGGACTGGGTGGGGGAGGGGCCGGTCTCCGTCGCTGATGGCGAGGGTGGTGCTGTGCTGAGCAGCTATGCGGGCGCGGAGGAACTCGGCAAACAGGCCCACTTCCTCTTGTGGTGTCCGGAAAAATTCCCCGATCACATCCGGATTTCCTGGGAATACTACCCTCTGGAGGGCCAGGGTCTTGCCATGTTGTTCTTTAGTGCAGAAGGCGAGGAGAATTTGGATTTATTCTCCCCGGAACTCGCCTCGCGCAAGGGCGTTTATCCGCAGTATCATTCCTCAGATATCAATACGTTGCATGTCTCTTACCATCGGCGAAAATTTGCCTCTGAACGGGCCTTTCGGACCTGTAATTTGCGCAAAAGTCCCGGCGCGCACCTGGTTGCCCAAGGGGCAGATCCGCTGCCGCCACCTGAAGAAGCGGACGGTTTTTACCGGATGGAAGTGTGTAAGGACGGTGCCCGGGTGCGTTTGCGCATCAATAATCTTGTCATTTTTGACTGGATGGACGACGATCCCTCCACAGGGCCGCAGTTAGGCGGCGGTTATATAGGGTTTCGGCAGATGGCACCGTTGCGGGCAGCCTATAGAAATCTTGTGGTCACTGAGCTGGGTTGA
- a CDS encoding FAD-dependent oxidoreductase, producing MVSAKAPEHVVIVGAGIIGLSTAWYLQEHGIKVTIVDRGGVAAGSSWGNAGWITPALTLPLSEPAVLKYGLKAMLDPASPLYIPFSTDPSLLKFLLGFARNCTPARWRAAMAVFAEIGRTGIDAFDELAAGTPPLTETTHPAEPFLTGFASLKDRDALVKEFHVIRETGGQVDFNLITGDEIRQLEPTLGAGVVAGIEIRNQKFINPPAFMDSLAQTVVARGATLVNSFNVLDVRDTGTAVEVIGSEGRSLTADAVVLATGAWLGALARKFGVKAVVQAGRGYSFTVVPEAMPSHPIYFPAQRVACTPLGDRFRVAGMMEFRNVDATLDPRRIKAIVEAASPMFTGIDWENRAEEWVGARPCTTDGFPLVGATRSPRVHVAGGHGMWGIALGPLTGKMIAAQMTANTPPPSMRHFNPLR from the coding sequence GTGGTCAGTGCAAAGGCGCCTGAGCATGTGGTTATTGTAGGTGCAGGAATCATTGGGCTGTCCACTGCGTGGTATCTGCAGGAGCACGGCATTAAAGTCACCATCGTTGACCGTGGCGGTGTGGCCGCAGGTTCCTCGTGGGGAAACGCAGGCTGGATCACTCCGGCACTAACATTGCCGCTGAGCGAGCCAGCCGTGCTGAAATATGGGCTCAAGGCCATGTTGGATCCGGCATCCCCGCTGTATATTCCGTTTTCCACTGACCCCTCGCTATTGAAATTCCTTCTTGGCTTTGCCCGGAACTGCACTCCAGCGAGATGGCGGGCGGCCATGGCAGTCTTTGCCGAAATCGGCCGCACTGGGATAGATGCCTTCGACGAGCTTGCCGCCGGGACGCCTCCGCTGACTGAAACGACTCATCCAGCCGAACCGTTCCTGACTGGATTCGCTTCACTGAAGGACCGTGACGCCCTCGTCAAAGAGTTCCACGTGATCCGCGAAACGGGCGGCCAGGTCGATTTCAACCTCATCACCGGGGATGAGATCCGGCAGCTGGAACCCACCCTGGGTGCTGGCGTTGTTGCCGGAATAGAAATCCGCAATCAAAAGTTCATTAACCCACCTGCGTTTATGGACTCCCTGGCGCAGACTGTGGTGGCCAGAGGCGCCACGCTGGTGAATTCCTTCAACGTTCTTGACGTCCGTGACACCGGCACCGCAGTGGAAGTGATTGGCTCGGAAGGACGCTCACTTACGGCCGACGCCGTCGTCCTCGCCACAGGTGCGTGGCTGGGTGCCCTTGCGCGTAAATTTGGTGTGAAAGCCGTGGTTCAGGCTGGTCGCGGCTACAGTTTCACGGTGGTTCCCGAAGCCATGCCCAGTCACCCCATCTACTTTCCGGCGCAGCGTGTTGCTTGCACACCCTTGGGGGACAGGTTCAGGGTTGCGGGGATGATGGAGTTTCGCAACGTTGATGCAACCTTGGATCCGCGGCGCATCAAGGCGATCGTGGAGGCCGCATCTCCCATGTTCACAGGCATTGACTGGGAGAACCGTGCCGAAGAATGGGTGGGGGCGCGGCCGTGCACCACCGACGGTTTCCCATTGGTAGGGGCCACAAGGTCTCCACGCGTCCACGTTGCCGGCGGCCACGGTATGTGGGGAATCGCGCTAGGTCCGCTGACGGGCAAAATGATTGCCGCACAAATGACGGCAAACACCCCGCCACCGAGCATGCGCCACTTCAACCCCCTGCGCTAG
- a CDS encoding 3-deoxy-7-phosphoheptulonate synthase has translation MSLTAAKKIPATPHTTANLRVSQFTALVSPAELAAKLPIDDYASTVVERGRDQVRAIMNGLDDRLLVVVGPCSIHDTEAGLEYARRLAEVATEHQADLLIVMRAYFEKPRTTVGWKGLINDPGLDGSHDVARGLELARSFLLEVARLGVPTGTEFLEPISPQYTADLISWGAIGARTAESQIHRQLSSGLSMPVGFKNGTDGGLQVALDACNAALAAQSFLGIDADGRAALVSTSGNLDAHIILRGGRDAPNYRSADVAQATAAATTAGVNPRLIIDASHANSGKSHHRQAQVALEIGAQLEAGDASAHTIAGVMLESFLVGGAQNLNVEQIAAGGSELVYGQSVTDACMDWEVTAEVLAKLAYASSARRTEKRG, from the coding sequence ATGAGCCTTACAGCAGCCAAAAAAATCCCGGCCACGCCGCACACCACAGCCAACCTGCGTGTCAGCCAATTCACCGCGTTGGTGTCTCCTGCGGAGTTGGCCGCTAAGCTACCGATCGACGACTACGCCAGCACCGTCGTCGAACGCGGCCGTGATCAGGTTCGGGCCATCATGAACGGGCTCGATGACAGACTGCTGGTGGTGGTTGGTCCTTGCTCAATTCACGACACCGAAGCCGGGCTGGAATACGCTCGCCGGCTCGCCGAAGTGGCTACGGAGCATCAAGCGGACCTGTTGATAGTGATGCGTGCGTACTTTGAGAAGCCCCGAACCACTGTGGGCTGGAAGGGGCTGATCAACGATCCAGGACTTGATGGCAGCCACGATGTGGCCAGGGGACTTGAGCTGGCGCGTAGTTTCTTGCTGGAGGTTGCCCGACTGGGCGTGCCTACCGGCACCGAATTCCTTGAACCGATCAGCCCGCAGTACACGGCAGATCTTATCTCCTGGGGCGCCATAGGGGCCAGGACTGCCGAAAGTCAGATTCACCGCCAACTCTCTTCGGGGCTGTCCATGCCGGTGGGTTTCAAGAACGGGACCGACGGCGGACTTCAAGTGGCCCTTGACGCGTGCAACGCCGCGTTGGCTGCTCAGTCGTTCTTAGGGATCGACGCCGATGGCCGGGCCGCCCTTGTCAGCACCTCCGGGAACTTGGATGCGCACATCATCCTGCGTGGTGGGCGCGACGCACCGAATTACCGAAGCGCTGACGTCGCCCAGGCCACGGCGGCTGCGACAACGGCTGGAGTCAATCCACGCCTGATCATTGATGCCAGTCACGCAAATTCTGGGAAAAGTCACCACCGTCAGGCCCAGGTTGCGTTGGAAATTGGTGCCCAGCTGGAAGCGGGTGACGCCTCGGCGCACACCATTGCCGGGGTCATGTTGGAGAGCTTTCTTGTAGGCGGAGCCCAGAACCTCAACGTGGAGCAGATTGCCGCCGGCGGTTCAGAGCTGGTCTACGGGCAGAGCGTCACGGACGCCTGCATGGACTGGGAAGTAACGGCAGAGGTGCTGGCAAAGTTGGCTTACGCCTCCAGTGCACGCCGTACAGAGAAGAGGGGCTAG
- a CDS encoding helix-turn-helix domain-containing protein, with protein sequence MTQEQNFSNVTFLTVQEVAELMRVSKMTVYRMVHAGELPAVRFGRSYRVPANAVESYLRSAVVDGTETHGPSGSAHTG encoded by the coding sequence ATGACGCAGGAGCAGAATTTCTCCAATGTGACCTTTTTGACGGTTCAGGAAGTGGCCGAGCTCATGCGCGTGTCCAAAATGACCGTCTACCGCATGGTTCATGCTGGAGAACTGCCTGCCGTACGTTTTGGCCGGTCATATCGGGTGCCTGCCAACGCAGTTGAGAGCTATTTGCGCTCGGCCGTGGTGGATGGCACAGAGACTCACGGCCCCTCCGGTTCGGCGCATACAGGGTAA
- a CDS encoding AURKAIP1/COX24 domain-containing protein, with translation MGSVVKKRRKRMSKKKHRKQLRKTRHQRRNKK, from the coding sequence ATGGGTTCAGTAGTTAAGAAGCGCCGCAAGCGGATGTCCAAGAAGAAGCACCGTAAGCAGCTTCGTAAGACGCGTCACCAGCGTCGTAACAAGAAGTAA
- a CDS encoding HAD-IB family hydrolase: MPDVITNSAEAASTTAQHQGEAAFFDVDNTLMKGASLFHVARKMYQKKAFTLTDVAGFAWKQTKFIMRGENMNDVHSVQDSAQKLAAGISADFIRQLGEEVYDEMIESKIWPGTKALTKEHLKSGRQVWLVTATPVEVAAVIATRLNLTGALGTVAEIEDGIYTGRLVGEILHGAAKSRAVRELAHREGVDLSRSWAYSDSYNDIPLLTAVGNPVAINPDAKLRKHARENNWPVYDYRSGRRAATLGLQAATGAGVVYGLWKGVAMVRKR; encoded by the coding sequence ATGCCCGACGTGATTACCAACAGTGCCGAGGCCGCCTCGACCACTGCGCAACACCAGGGTGAGGCCGCTTTCTTTGATGTGGATAACACATTGATGAAGGGTGCCAGCTTGTTCCACGTGGCACGAAAAATGTATCAAAAAAAGGCATTCACGTTGACTGATGTCGCTGGCTTCGCGTGGAAACAAACCAAATTCATCATGCGCGGCGAGAACATGAACGACGTTCATTCCGTTCAGGACTCAGCACAGAAGCTGGCCGCTGGAATCAGTGCCGATTTTATCCGCCAACTCGGCGAAGAAGTCTATGACGAGATGATTGAATCTAAGATTTGGCCCGGCACCAAAGCCCTGACGAAAGAACACCTCAAATCTGGGCGGCAAGTGTGGCTCGTGACAGCCACCCCTGTTGAGGTTGCTGCTGTCATTGCGACTCGGCTGAACCTTACGGGCGCCCTTGGCACTGTGGCCGAGATAGAAGACGGCATCTACACCGGCCGCCTGGTGGGTGAGATCCTCCACGGCGCAGCAAAGTCACGTGCCGTGCGTGAACTGGCACACAGAGAAGGTGTGGATCTTTCGCGCAGCTGGGCCTACAGCGACTCTTACAACGACATCCCGCTGCTAACAGCCGTAGGTAATCCGGTTGCCATCAATCCCGACGCCAAGTTGCGAAAGCATGCACGGGAAAATAATTGGCCCGTTTACGATTACCGTTCAGGGCGTCGGGCCGCAACTCTGGGCCTACAAGCCGCAACGGGTGCCGGAGTGGTCTACGGATTGTGGAAAGGCGTCGCGATGGTGCGTAAGCGCTAA
- a CDS encoding glutaredoxin family protein: MEYAANHPATSDVSTAGNAHVPLLELVTKSNCHLCEAARTVVAEVAGSLGLTWSELSIDNNPELIARYGEEIPVVLVDGIQRDFWHIDPARLRRLLS, from the coding sequence ATGGAATATGCTGCCAACCATCCGGCCACAAGTGATGTCTCTACCGCAGGCAATGCTCACGTTCCATTACTGGAGCTGGTCACCAAGTCCAATTGCCACTTGTGTGAGGCTGCCCGCACAGTCGTCGCCGAAGTAGCAGGCAGTCTTGGCTTGACCTGGTCCGAGCTGAGCATTGATAACAACCCCGAGCTCATAGCGCGTTACGGGGAAGAAATCCCGGTGGTGCTTGTGGACGGGATCCAGAGAGACTTCTGGCATATAGACCCTGCCCGTCTCCGGCGCCTCCTGAGCTAG
- a CDS encoding redox-sensing transcriptional repressor Rex: protein MTSAQTSDGQPDEPARQLPSATVSRLTLYLRTLNALLAEGAESVSSEALAESAGVGSSNVRKDLSYLGTYGTRGVGYDVANLSRKISQALGLTNEWRVAIVGAGNLGRALARYAGFESRGFDVVALLDADQMIIGSEIGWLRVSDAANLEDVVESARVNMVVLALPASVAQAVCDRVVAAGVRSVLSFAPIALTVADHVNLRKVDMATELQILAYHAQRLQEPSLIQDLPGA, encoded by the coding sequence TTGACCTCAGCGCAGACCTCGGATGGTCAGCCGGACGAGCCAGCCCGGCAGTTACCCTCTGCCACCGTTTCGCGCTTGACGCTGTACCTTCGTACGCTCAACGCGCTCCTTGCTGAAGGTGCCGAAAGCGTATCGTCTGAGGCTCTCGCGGAGTCGGCCGGCGTGGGCTCATCAAATGTCAGGAAAGATCTTTCTTACCTCGGGACCTACGGGACACGTGGGGTTGGCTACGATGTGGCCAATCTGAGCCGCAAAATCTCCCAAGCGCTTGGCTTAACCAACGAATGGCGGGTAGCCATTGTCGGTGCGGGAAACCTGGGCCGGGCTCTTGCACGGTACGCCGGATTTGAATCGCGTGGATTCGACGTTGTGGCACTACTGGATGCAGACCAGATGATCATTGGCAGTGAAATCGGTTGGTTGCGTGTCAGCGATGCGGCAAATCTGGAAGATGTGGTTGAGAGCGCCAGGGTGAACATGGTTGTTTTAGCACTCCCTGCTTCCGTGGCTCAAGCGGTATGCGACAGGGTTGTGGCAGCCGGGGTGCGCAGCGTGCTGAGCTTTGCTCCCATTGCACTGACGGTGGCGGATCACGTGAATCTGCGCAAAGTGGACATGGCTACCGAGCTGCAGATTCTGGCTTATCACGCCCAACGTCTGCAAGAACCCTCCCTCATACAGGATCTGCCGGGAGCATAA
- a CDS encoding YceI family protein — translation MSVTTIESTGLTQGNWNFDASHSEVGFTVRHAGISKVRGKFTDLSASLTLGETLAQSVVTATIQAASFNSGDENRDGHVRGADFLDVQEHPTLTFVSSAVTGDAQDFALTGELTIHGITVPVTFKGEFNGVAVDPFGATRAGFEAKTVISRKEFGLTWNAALEAGGVLVSDKVTISLDVAFVKSA, via the coding sequence ATGTCAGTCACCACCATTGAGTCAACCGGCCTCACCCAAGGCAACTGGAACTTCGACGCCTCGCACTCGGAGGTGGGTTTCACGGTTCGCCACGCAGGCATCTCTAAAGTTCGCGGAAAATTCACCGACCTCAGCGCCTCACTGACACTCGGGGAAACATTGGCACAATCCGTTGTCACGGCCACTATTCAGGCCGCGAGCTTCAACTCCGGCGATGAAAACCGCGACGGGCATGTCCGCGGCGCCGACTTCCTGGACGTTCAGGAGCACCCCACCCTGACATTTGTATCTTCCGCCGTGACTGGGGATGCACAGGACTTTGCGCTCACAGGCGAGCTGACGATCCACGGAATTACAGTCCCTGTCACGTTTAAGGGCGAGTTTAACGGCGTCGCAGTAGACCCCTTCGGCGCAACTCGTGCCGGCTTTGAAGCTAAAACCGTCATCAGTCGCAAGGAGTTCGGTTTGACGTGGAATGCAGCCCTGGAAGCCGGCGGAGTCCTAGTTTCAGATAAAGTCACAATTTCACTGGATGTGGCATTTGTGAAGAGCGCCTAG
- a CDS encoding histidine phosphatase family protein: MSRVTVHLLRHGEVFNPDGVLYGRLPEFHLSERGRAMAVMVSEHFAAMANDGGAPVYLVASPLTRAQETAQPTAEALGLEIVTDPRIIEAENHFEGLRMSKTELGKPKHWPYFLNPFRPSWGEAYAAQAQRMIEAARDAARCALEIGGDGAQAVMVSHQLPIWSTRRSAEGKRLWHDPRNRECTLASLTSLTFDGDDIVDVHYSEPAAALLPGAATTPGA; this comes from the coding sequence ATGTCCCGAGTAACAGTTCATCTTCTGCGCCACGGCGAGGTATTCAATCCCGATGGCGTCCTTTACGGTCGACTCCCTGAATTTCATCTTTCCGAGCGTGGCCGCGCCATGGCCGTTATGGTCAGTGAGCACTTCGCAGCTATGGCGAACGACGGCGGCGCACCGGTTTATCTTGTTGCCTCACCACTGACGCGTGCCCAAGAAACCGCACAGCCCACGGCTGAGGCGTTGGGTCTGGAGATTGTGACCGATCCGCGGATCATAGAAGCGGAGAATCATTTCGAGGGCCTGCGCATGAGCAAGACTGAGTTAGGCAAGCCCAAACATTGGCCATATTTCCTCAATCCGTTCCGCCCCTCCTGGGGCGAGGCGTACGCGGCGCAGGCTCAGCGCATGATTGAAGCGGCGCGGGATGCTGCCAGATGTGCACTGGAGATTGGTGGTGATGGCGCTCAGGCCGTTATGGTGAGCCACCAGTTGCCGATCTGGTCCACACGGCGCAGTGCAGAGGGGAAGCGGCTGTGGCATGACCCGCGGAACCGAGAGTGCACACTTGCCTCCCTGACTTCTTTGACATTTGACGGCGATGACATTGTGGATGTCCACTACAGCGAACCCGCTGCCGCGCTGCTCCCCGGTGCGGCCACCACCCCAGGGGCCTAG
- a CDS encoding TlpA disulfide reductase family protein, translating into MSRRSLLAAGGAVLTMALAACTSNDPLAQQANAGDNKNYIAGDGSVTEYGAADRKEPVTFTGTLFDGGKIDAADFPGQVTVMNFWYAACAPCRLEAPDLQALHAEMGPQGVAFLGVNVRDEKATAEAFERNFSLTYPSIADKDGGVLLALTKFVPPAAVPTTLILDKKGRVSARILGVADKGTLKALITTALAEK; encoded by the coding sequence ATGAGCCGTAGATCGCTTTTGGCCGCTGGTGGCGCCGTGCTCACTATGGCACTAGCCGCCTGCACCAGCAACGACCCGCTGGCACAGCAGGCTAACGCCGGTGATAATAAAAATTATATTGCCGGAGACGGCTCAGTAACCGAGTACGGGGCAGCGGACCGCAAGGAACCCGTCACATTCACAGGCACACTTTTCGATGGTGGAAAGATTGATGCCGCCGATTTTCCTGGCCAAGTCACTGTTATGAATTTTTGGTATGCAGCTTGTGCACCGTGTCGTCTGGAGGCTCCGGATTTGCAGGCACTCCATGCGGAGATGGGACCCCAGGGTGTTGCTTTCTTAGGAGTCAACGTCAGGGATGAAAAAGCCACCGCAGAAGCGTTTGAACGCAATTTCTCCCTGACTTACCCGAGCATCGCTGACAAAGATGGCGGGGTGCTGTTGGCGCTGACAAAGTTTGTTCCTCCGGCAGCCGTTCCCACCACCCTGATTCTGGACAAGAAGGGCAGGGTCTCCGCCCGCATCCTGGGCGTCGCCGACAAGGGCACTTTGAAAGCCCTTATCACCACCGCGCTGGCAGAAAAATAG
- a CDS encoding cytochrome c biogenesis CcdA family protein → MNNPFAETILNGSMLLAIPVALLAGLVSFLSPCVLPLVPGYLGYVSGLSGADLQDQRRGRMFAGIGLFVLGFSVVFMLIGAVFGQLGAWLMGPDAAWVTQVLGVVVILMGVVFLGGMGWFQSEAKIHAKPPAGLWGAPVLGLTFGLGWAPCIGPTFSAVQLLAVSDGPNAIKGAFLTFIYCLGLGLPFLLIALGARRGLGALAFFRKHRRGLQYFGGGMLIVLGLLMVSGLWGTWINQLQFWFANDVRLPI, encoded by the coding sequence ATGAACAATCCATTTGCCGAAACAATCCTCAACGGGTCAATGCTGCTGGCCATCCCCGTTGCCCTGCTCGCCGGGCTAGTCTCCTTCCTGTCACCCTGCGTACTACCGCTTGTTCCAGGGTATTTAGGCTATGTGAGCGGGCTCAGTGGTGCTGATCTTCAGGACCAGCGGCGTGGGCGGATGTTTGCCGGAATCGGCCTTTTCGTGCTGGGCTTCTCAGTTGTCTTTATGCTCATCGGCGCCGTATTCGGCCAGTTGGGTGCGTGGCTGATGGGGCCCGACGCCGCGTGGGTCACGCAAGTGCTTGGTGTTGTTGTGATCCTGATGGGTGTTGTCTTCCTTGGTGGCATGGGTTGGTTTCAGTCAGAAGCCAAAATTCATGCGAAACCGCCTGCTGGACTGTGGGGTGCGCCTGTTTTGGGGCTAACCTTTGGATTGGGCTGGGCGCCTTGTATAGGCCCCACCTTCAGCGCCGTACAGTTGTTGGCGGTCTCGGACGGACCAAATGCAATTAAGGGCGCGTTCCTAACGTTTATTTACTGCCTGGGGCTGGGTTTGCCCTTCCTGCTGATTGCGCTGGGCGCACGCAGGGGATTGGGTGCTTTAGCTTTCTTCCGCAAACACCGCCGCGGGTTGCAGTACTTTGGCGGTGGCATGTTGATTGTGTTGGGTCTGCTGATGGTTTCTGGGTTGTGGGGAACATGGATCAATCAACTGCAGTTCTGGTTTGCCAATGATGTGAGATTGCCAATCTAA
- a CDS encoding cytochrome c biogenesis protein ResB codes for MKETVVKEAKSKKPKTSGQEAVLPQLGFVGMLRWAWRQLTSMRTALFLLLMLAVAAVPGSLFPQRPSAPAEVAQYLKDNPGSGPVMDWFKLFDVYSSPWFAAIYLLLFTSLVGCVLPRAKIHWKAMRSAPPRTPKRLSRLAEYGTVEIPAGSGIDAETAVKDAADILKSRRYRVDVRDLDTDRPSVGAEVGFLKEVGNLLFHTAMIGVLAAIAFSGLFGYSGQRVLVEGETFVNTLTGYDTFTPGANFSDESLSPYSVQLDRLVVKYDRSTEAHYGQPLDFNATLTLKDKPGAAPEKKTLKVNEPVAVGGTNVYLVGNGYAPIITVKDGQGKVAFQGPVITIPTDGAYTSLMVVKVPDAKPKQLGFVGFFLPTALIDEKGVAFGSDPDPFNPQLNLNAYTGDLGLDNGVPRNVYTLDTSELKEINSRSLDSGGIVLVPGQSYTLPEGSGTISFDGIKRFAALDIRHDPGQIYVLVFALIALAGLMGSLFLNRRRVWVRTGNHPDGRTMVEFGLLARGEDHRLAGEYAAINKALHAKWLVPFDVAGQNGEQAQPIINDSAQSVTAASKDQ; via the coding sequence ATGAAAGAGACAGTGGTGAAAGAAGCCAAGAGCAAAAAGCCGAAGACGAGTGGCCAGGAAGCCGTCCTGCCGCAACTCGGGTTTGTCGGTATGCTCCGCTGGGCTTGGCGGCAGTTGACAAGCATGCGCACGGCCTTGTTCCTGCTGCTGATGCTTGCCGTGGCTGCAGTACCCGGTTCACTCTTCCCGCAACGCCCGTCAGCACCGGCGGAAGTTGCTCAGTACCTGAAGGACAATCCTGGCTCCGGGCCCGTAATGGACTGGTTCAAACTCTTCGATGTTTACTCATCACCCTGGTTCGCAGCCATCTACCTGCTGTTGTTCACTTCTCTGGTTGGCTGTGTATTGCCGCGAGCCAAAATTCACTGGAAGGCTATGCGTTCGGCTCCGCCACGTACGCCTAAACGTCTCTCGCGCCTGGCTGAATACGGCACGGTGGAGATCCCCGCCGGCAGTGGCATTGACGCAGAGACGGCAGTAAAAGATGCAGCAGATATTCTTAAGAGCCGCCGCTACCGGGTGGATGTGCGCGATCTTGATACAGATCGTCCCTCAGTGGGCGCTGAGGTGGGCTTCCTCAAAGAAGTAGGGAACCTGCTCTTTCATACGGCCATGATTGGTGTCCTTGCGGCAATCGCGTTCAGCGGGCTCTTTGGCTACAGCGGTCAGCGAGTTTTGGTGGAGGGCGAGACATTCGTCAATACACTCACGGGTTATGACACGTTCACGCCCGGAGCCAATTTTAGTGACGAGAGCTTGAGCCCCTACTCTGTTCAGTTAGACCGGTTGGTAGTTAAATATGATCGCTCAACAGAAGCTCATTACGGGCAGCCGCTAGACTTCAACGCCACGCTCACGCTCAAAGACAAGCCCGGAGCGGCGCCGGAAAAAAAGACGCTTAAAGTCAACGAACCGGTAGCTGTGGGCGGAACGAACGTGTATTTGGTGGGTAATGGTTATGCCCCGATCATCACTGTCAAGGACGGGCAGGGCAAAGTTGCTTTTCAGGGCCCAGTCATCACCATCCCCACTGATGGTGCTTATACGTCTTTGATGGTTGTCAAGGTCCCTGACGCCAAGCCGAAGCAGCTTGGCTTTGTCGGATTTTTTCTGCCTACGGCACTCATTGATGAAAAAGGCGTTGCTTTCGGCTCCGACCCTGATCCGTTTAATCCCCAGCTGAACCTGAACGCTTATACAGGCGATCTGGGTTTGGATAATGGTGTACCGCGCAACGTGTACACGCTGGATACCTCAGAGCTGAAAGAGATCAACTCCAGGAGCCTTGACTCGGGAGGCATTGTGCTGGTGCCGGGCCAAAGCTACACATTGCCTGAAGGTAGCGGCACCATTAGCTTTGATGGAATCAAACGATTTGCTGCTCTGGACATCAGGCACGATCCGGGACAGATATATGTTTTGGTGTTCGCACTTATAGCGCTGGCCGGGCTCATGGGCTCACTGTTCCTGAACCGTCGTCGTGTATGGGTACGCACAGGAAATCACCCTGATGGACGCACCATGGTCGAGTTCGGCCTACTCGCTCGAGGTGAGGACCACCGGCTGGCTGGCGAATACGCTGCAATCAACAAAGCTCTGCATGCCAAATGGCTGGTGCCATTTGATGTTGCAGGGCAAAATGGTGAGCAGGCACAACCAATAATCAACGACTCCGCACAAAGCGTCACCGCGGCAAGTAAGGATCAGTAA